A region of Athene noctua chromosome 10, bAthNoc1.hap1.1, whole genome shotgun sequence DNA encodes the following proteins:
- the PSMD6 gene encoding 26S proteasome non-ATPase regulatory subunit 6 isoform X2: MPLENLEEEDMAPYYEALCKSLEWQIDMDLLNKMKKANEEELKRLDNELEDAEKILGESEIRDAMMAKAEYLCRIGDKEGALTAFRKTYDKTVALGHRLDIVFYLLRIGLFYMDNDLITRNIEKAKSLIEEGGDWDRRNRLKVYQGLYCVAIRDFKQAAELFLDTVSTFTSYELMDYKTFVTYTVYVSMIALDRPDLREKVIKGAEILEVLHSLPAVRQYLFSLYECRYAAFFQSLAIVEQEMKKDWLFAPHYRYYVREMRIHAYSQLLESYRSLTLGYMAEAFGVSVEFIDQELSRFIAAGRLHCKIDKVNEIVETNRPDSKNWQYQETIKKGDLLLNRVQKLSRVINM; encoded by the exons ATGCCGctggagaacctggaggagga agatatgGCCCCATATTATGAAGCACTCTGCAAGTCTCTGGAATGGCAGATAGACATGGATCTGTTGAACAAAATGAAGAAAGCTAATGAGGAAGAATTGAAGCGTCTTGACAACGAATTAGAAGATGCGGAAAAGATCTTGGGGGAGAGCGAAATCCGAGATGCAATGATGGCCAAAGCTGAGTACCTGTGCAGGATTGGGGACAAG GAGGGAGCTCTGACTGCATTCCGCAAGACTTATGACAAAACTGTGGCACTGGGACATCGTCTGGACATTGTGTTCTACCTCCTAAGGATTGGCTTGTTTTATATGGATAACGACCTCATCACACGGAACATTGAAAAGGCAAAAAG TCTAATAGAAGAGGGAGGAGACTGGGACAGGAGAAATCGTCTCAAAGTGTACCAGGGCCTTTACTGCGTAGCTATTCGAGATTTCAAACAAGCAGCGGAGCTCTTCCTTGATACGGTTTCGACGTTTACATCCTATGAACTTATGGATTACAAAACATTTGTAACGTACACTGTCTATGTCAGTATGATTGCGTTAGACAGGCCTGACCTCAGGGAAAAG GTTATTAAAGGAGCAGAGATTCTGGAAGTGTTACACAGTTTGCCAGCTGTACGACAGTATCTCTTTTCTCTTTATGAATGCCGTTACGCAGCCTTTTTCCAGTCATTAG ctATTGTAGAACAAGAGATGAAAAAAGATTGGCTGTTTGCACCTCACTATCGATACTACGTACGGGAAATGAGAATTCATGCATATAGCCAGCTCCTAGAGTCTTATCGGTCACTGACGTTAGGATACATGGCAGAAGCATTTGGAGTCAGTGTAGAATTCATAGATCA GGAGCTTTCAAGATTTATTGCAGCTGGGCGATTACACTGCAAAATAGACAAAGTAAATGAGATTGTAGAAACTAACAG GCCTGATAGCAAGAATTGGCAGTACCAAGAAACCATCAAGAAAGGAGATTTGCTGCTAAACAGAGTTCAGAAACTTTCCAGAGTAattaatatgtaa
- the PSMD6 gene encoding 26S proteasome non-ATPase regulatory subunit 6 isoform X1, whose product MPLENLEEEGLPKNPDLRIAQLRFLLSLRPRAPDPAARDELMAAVRLHNMAPYYEALCKSLEWQIDMDLLNKMKKANEEELKRLDNELEDAEKILGESEIRDAMMAKAEYLCRIGDKEGALTAFRKTYDKTVALGHRLDIVFYLLRIGLFYMDNDLITRNIEKAKSLIEEGGDWDRRNRLKVYQGLYCVAIRDFKQAAELFLDTVSTFTSYELMDYKTFVTYTVYVSMIALDRPDLREKVIKGAEILEVLHSLPAVRQYLFSLYECRYAAFFQSLAIVEQEMKKDWLFAPHYRYYVREMRIHAYSQLLESYRSLTLGYMAEAFGVSVEFIDQELSRFIAAGRLHCKIDKVNEIVETNRPDSKNWQYQETIKKGDLLLNRVQKLSRVINM is encoded by the exons ATGCCGctggagaacctggaggaggaggggctGCCCAAGAACCCCGACCTCCGCATCGCCCAGCTCCGCTTCCTCCTCAGCCTCCGGCCCCGCGCGCCCGACCCCGCCGCGCGCGACGAGCTGATGGCGGCCGTGCGGCTCCACA atatgGCCCCATATTATGAAGCACTCTGCAAGTCTCTGGAATGGCAGATAGACATGGATCTGTTGAACAAAATGAAGAAAGCTAATGAGGAAGAATTGAAGCGTCTTGACAACGAATTAGAAGATGCGGAAAAGATCTTGGGGGAGAGCGAAATCCGAGATGCAATGATGGCCAAAGCTGAGTACCTGTGCAGGATTGGGGACAAG GAGGGAGCTCTGACTGCATTCCGCAAGACTTATGACAAAACTGTGGCACTGGGACATCGTCTGGACATTGTGTTCTACCTCCTAAGGATTGGCTTGTTTTATATGGATAACGACCTCATCACACGGAACATTGAAAAGGCAAAAAG TCTAATAGAAGAGGGAGGAGACTGGGACAGGAGAAATCGTCTCAAAGTGTACCAGGGCCTTTACTGCGTAGCTATTCGAGATTTCAAACAAGCAGCGGAGCTCTTCCTTGATACGGTTTCGACGTTTACATCCTATGAACTTATGGATTACAAAACATTTGTAACGTACACTGTCTATGTCAGTATGATTGCGTTAGACAGGCCTGACCTCAGGGAAAAG GTTATTAAAGGAGCAGAGATTCTGGAAGTGTTACACAGTTTGCCAGCTGTACGACAGTATCTCTTTTCTCTTTATGAATGCCGTTACGCAGCCTTTTTCCAGTCATTAG ctATTGTAGAACAAGAGATGAAAAAAGATTGGCTGTTTGCACCTCACTATCGATACTACGTACGGGAAATGAGAATTCATGCATATAGCCAGCTCCTAGAGTCTTATCGGTCACTGACGTTAGGATACATGGCAGAAGCATTTGGAGTCAGTGTAGAATTCATAGATCA GGAGCTTTCAAGATTTATTGCAGCTGGGCGATTACACTGCAAAATAGACAAAGTAAATGAGATTGTAGAAACTAACAG GCCTGATAGCAAGAATTGGCAGTACCAAGAAACCATCAAGAAAGGAGATTTGCTGCTAAACAGAGTTCAGAAACTTTCCAGAGTAattaatatgtaa